In Festucalex cinctus isolate MCC-2025b chromosome 9, RoL_Fcin_1.0, whole genome shotgun sequence, the DNA window GGCCGCAGGTCCGCCGTTGCGGCGGCTGGCGGCCCAGCCGGCGCCGTACATGCGCTCCGTCCTCAGCTTGTTCTCGGTGAGCCTCAGACGCAGCTTGAGAGCGTCGTTCTCCTTCCGGTTGAGGGAAAGCTCCACCAGGTAGTCGGCCACCGTCTCCTGGAACAGTTTGGTGATTTCGCATACGGACGCCCGGATGAGGCCGTCCATGACGGCTGTCAAATGCGTCTCGAACGTGGTCACCGATTCCTCCATCGTCGCAGGGATGGGTTGGGACTGAAGCTGGACATGATGATGTGTTTGTTACCATGGTAACGTTAAATACAGTAATCAGAGACAGTCATATAGCATtggcaaaaacacaaaagtacCTGACGCCATCTAAATGTGTTTCGTACCTTGATTTACAAATGGCTTAgtcttagtctttttttttttctttgtgttgtgAGCCTAAAACTGAATTGTGTAGCgctaaacaaattaaaaaatcaaatcaacaaaaaattaaaagggaaaaaaaatacataatttcagTCAATcggtaggattttttttttttttatgtatatgtatCATATTGATTACAATAGTGAGAGGTTCAGTGCCTAAGAAGTGCAGGCCACATGTTAAATATCATAgtttcatgaaacatgaaaagttgAAGTGATAAAGCCATTTGCCTACATTATTGTTGCAATATGATTTGACTTGTTTACGCCCCACTTGTTTGGTTGAATTTTATTACTATTTGGTAATGAATACATAAGACTTAAAAGTGTtgagtaaattaaaatttttaacattttcatgggacattgaaaaaaaattgcatgttAAACTGCAATATTTGAGGGGGGGAACTATCTGGTGGCATATCAACAAGACAAAAATTGGTGTATCTTCAGCTACTAATggaataggtaaaaaaaaacggttAATAGCTAATTGTGAATCGTAAAACATGATTACTGTTCTATAAACAGTAATACAGTTTttatattatgtttttgttaCAACCATAAACGTGGTTTTGTCTATTGCTACGatatcacaaatacaatatattACTTATGACCCGTTAGTCCGTTCATTAACTAAAAAATTCCAGGATATATCAAAAACGGAGCATTCTAGCGTCAAGTATTCGAGTGGAAATGTAATCATGCAGAGAGGATCTGCAACCACCGCGTAACGTAATGTAACGTTACGGAGTGGTCAAATTAGCCAGCAGGCTAATTCGCCTTCAAATACGCACCTTGTGTTAGATGCTTGTGGTGAATGCGTGAAATTCGCAGAAAGGCAGCTTGGGTTCAACGTTTTAGATGCAGGACGAGTCCAATTTGAAAGCAAAGGAAGACGGCGACAAAGGAAAGCGCCATCTAACTTCTGCGCTTCTTCCCACCCCGACTGTTTCCCCCCTCGCCTACCTCAACGCTGTGGAAACTGGAAAGATGCTTGGGGACACTGCGCGTGCTCAGTAACGTCATTGCCAAACAGACGAGAGCAATCGCTCTAAGAGCACGCAAAAACATTGATTGGGAATATCGTTCCTGTCGATTTGAGCCCAAGTCTTGTTTTATTACAAACAAAATTACATATATTAAGATAATGCTGATTGTTGGTGTCTTGTTTATCGTAAAATTGCCGTGTCACCTGACCCACGCCGGACAGTGGCGCTATGGAGAGGTTGCGGCGGAGTTATTTTAAGACACAAAAAGGCCGTCACGTTGCACTGACATTAAAATGTCGCTGTAGGTGCTTAATTATACATCGACGTCGCCACCATCTTGGATGTGACAAATTAATTTACTGCTTGGCGAGgtaccaaacgttttgcactcaaactcAGCTCTCATGGGAGTAAAACgatcaaatgaaaaattattgTATTAATTGTGTTTGGCCACTTTCAATTTAATGTTGTCAACATTGTTTGCGGACTTTGTcgaaaatataattaaagttcAACAAACTATATAGCTATCATACACCTGTCACATTTTAAACACGTATTTGCCCTTCGGAAAatactggacaaatgaaatgacACTTGACTGTAGTCAGTGAAAACGTGTCAATTTTCTGTTGCCTTAAAGTACCACACGGCGATTAATGTCTAAAACCACTGGCAAGAAAAATGAATAGCCTtcacccctaagtgaaaatgtaGCGCCACATTTCACGATCCTGTTATTTCACACGtagtttaaataataataattactattatttaaatgtttatcGTCCTAGCAATAGTGTGACATTGTTAGATGGAAACTGCAATTTCCTATAGATgctacaagatggcagcaaaacacCCACCATGAGAGAAGATGGCTTTAGCCCGAGTAGTGAgcacaaacataaacaataaTGGAAGATAGCTTATTTGGAAATGTGCTTGGGCTCactgtaaacaaaaatatataatcatCGATGAAAAGTAACGTAGCTATTTCCCTAATATGAAACTGCAAGtagtttgtgtgtgaatgggGTTGTATAACATGAGATTACGGGTAGATCTGCCACATTAAATATGGTGGACGCGTTGACGTATTGCAGCAACGGCtaacacactcattttttttttaatctatgtaCATACGTCTACGGCTTCGTCGCACTCTACTTCCGGAGCCAATTGATTTGCCAGTcagagttttgttttgtctttttgaagAAACGTGAGATTCTTTAAGTGGAAACCATGCCGATGTTTGTAGTTAACACAAACGTGGCTAAAGGCAGCGTGCCGTCGGCTCTGCTAACAGAAGCGACCGAGGAGCTGGCTAAAGCTACTGGCAAGCCTGCGCAGGTATGACAACGACACACTCGTTCCACGACATGCTCATgcaatgccatccatccatccatccatccatccatctatccatccatccatccatccatccattttctgaaccgcttgttcctcacaagggtcgcggggtgttgctggagcctatcccagctggctaagggtagtaggcggggtacaccctgaactggttgccagccaatcgcagggcacacatagacgaaCAACCTGTCCATTATCGTGCTTTTCTatcttttctttcttacttGTTTCTCTTTTCACAGACACAGTAGATGTGTCTTTAATACGTGCAATAATTAAATGCAGCGAAACTCCACAGGAGGTCTCattgatacattttatttttgtgaaaatacatcccgattgtaaataaattttaagACACTGGAAGAAAAATGACATCTAGCAAATGTACTTTATGCACAGGAGTCATTTTAggcaaatatttcaggaaaaaaaaagaaagcggaACATGTAGATTGGTCGTTATAGCTAATTGGGCCACTGATATACTGGACCTGCCCGTCCGAGTTCAAATTTGGGTGAATGTGGCCCTTGAACTAAAATGAGTATGTCACCCTTGATGGCTAAAAAAGATTTAGTATATGTTGAGAGAGACACGACTTAAGAGCATAATTATTACTATTTAAAATATCTTTGGTGTAATCAATcatcaatcaattaaaaaacaaaacaaaaaaaacagtcaattcAAAGCTTAGTTGATAACATTTGAAAAGTAAGTTGGTTATCAAAAGAGAGcaatgtgaggaaaaaaaaacactttagagATGTTCAAGATATACACATATTTAGGAATCACTTTTACTACAGCTTTAGTTACACTTTATCTCAGGAAAACTAATTAATACAATcgcatgtttttgtattttgtgcatGGATTTCAagtttcacacacacaaaaaatgcatCCATTCTTGAAAAACCCATCTATCATTTTGTACAGTgaacgagtgacaacattttCATGGctgaagttgtattttatagTGCTTcatagtagggatagaccgattatcggccaggccgattatcggtgccgatatctggcattttgacaaatatcggcatcggctatttttggaatctgaaggccaataaagTTGGTAATTTCACtgagctttttaatttttattttataattaataaattaaaataaaaaatacataataaaaaataatgtaatttattattcttttattattatcaataatttttattcttataataaccctggaagctcactgcaaattttgttataatttttttaacaaatctgTTAATATAGTATAaaaggatttttcttttttttttttctattttagtgcaaagaatatcggcttgaaatataggttatcggcctccttgactactaataatctgtatcggtatcggccttgaaaaaaccatatcgttCTATCACTACTTCATAGCACGTTTTTGATACAATTAAATGATCtacctatatttttttttgtctgttttttcatGCATCAGTACATTGCTGTGCAAATCAACCCAGATAAAATGATGATGTTTGGAGGGAACGGAGACCCGTGTGCACTCTGCTCCCTCCACAGCATTGGAAAGATCGGCGTTGCTCAAAACAAGCAGTACTCTAAACTACTTTGTGGACTGCTCAACAAACACTTGGGCGTATCTCCTGACAGGTATGCAAACCAATTATCATGCATAAGATGGTGGTGATTAACATG includes these proteins:
- the mif gene encoding macrophage migration inhibitory factor; translation: MPMFVVNTNVAKGSVPSALLTEATEELAKATGKPAQYIAVQINPDKMMMFGGNGDPCALCSLHSIGKIGVAQNKQYSKLLCGLLNKHLGVSPDRIYINFVDMEASNVAWNNSTFG